In Archangium violaceum, the following are encoded in one genomic region:
- the aat gene encoding leucyl/phenylalanyl-tRNA--protein transferase — MPIYFLGEDPELFPPPEKADRSGLLAVGGDLSPQRLLAAYSQGIFPWYNEGQPVLWHSPDPRFVLEPDKLHVGRSLRKTLKAGVYDIRWDTAFEHVITECSRVPRPGQNGTWITDEMREAYVTLHELGFAHSVEAWAEGELKGGFYGVSLGAAFFGESMFAHAPDASKAAFVTAVERFREWGLHFIDCQVETEHLARFGAEHWPRKHYLQALARALEEPTRRGKWTGT; from the coding sequence GTGCCCATCTATTTCCTCGGAGAAGACCCGGAGCTCTTCCCTCCCCCGGAGAAGGCGGACCGCAGCGGCCTGCTGGCGGTGGGGGGAGACTTGAGTCCCCAGCGCCTGCTGGCCGCGTACTCCCAGGGCATCTTCCCCTGGTACAACGAGGGCCAGCCCGTCCTCTGGCACTCGCCGGATCCGCGCTTCGTGCTGGAGCCGGACAAGCTGCACGTGGGCCGCTCGCTGCGCAAGACGCTCAAGGCCGGTGTCTACGACATCCGCTGGGACACCGCCTTCGAGCACGTCATCACCGAGTGCTCCCGCGTGCCGCGCCCCGGGCAGAACGGGACGTGGATAACGGACGAGATGCGCGAGGCCTATGTCACCCTGCACGAGCTGGGCTTCGCGCACTCGGTGGAGGCCTGGGCGGAGGGCGAGCTGAAGGGCGGCTTCTACGGCGTGTCGCTGGGGGCGGCCTTCTTCGGAGAGAGCATGTTCGCCCACGCGCCGGACGCCTCGAAGGCGGCCTTCGTCACCGCGGTGGAGCGCTTCCGCGAGTGGGGCCTGCACTTCATCGACTGTCAGGTGGAGACGGAGCACCTGGCGCGCTTCGGCGCCGAGCACTGGCCGAGGAAGCACTACCTCCAGGCGCTCGCCCGGGCCCTGGAGGAGCCCACGCGGCGCGGGAAGTGGACGGGCACCTGA
- a CDS encoding LEA type 2 family protein, whose translation MRSAPRAIVHLLTLAAWVAGCASTPSAAPEGGPASLEAQETTVASQGLAEVTLRYAGQLTSPGPAVLEKADYELVSDGQVVEKGSAPLGVTLAPGAATPFAFQAEAAYVRGTEDLRAMSQRGGTVLLALRGVLTVRSGDTVRTLPFAASRQVRVPRLPEVRIESLEGARYSEEKVDLLLRLGVRNPNPFPLRMDGLSWAVTVGGRKLGEGTQGKYDTVDAAATGVYPVELAVTTETWGQDVRALIAKGTLPYEVAGELTGPLVRVPYSLSGDVKLNVSR comes from the coding sequence ATGCGTTCCGCCCCGCGTGCCATCGTCCACCTCCTGACGCTCGCCGCCTGGGTCGCCGGGTGTGCCTCCACGCCATCCGCCGCGCCCGAGGGTGGCCCCGCCTCGCTCGAGGCCCAGGAGACCACCGTCGCCTCCCAGGGCCTCGCCGAGGTGACCCTCCGCTACGCCGGACAGCTCACCAGCCCCGGCCCCGCCGTGCTGGAGAAGGCCGACTACGAGCTCGTCTCCGACGGGCAGGTGGTGGAGAAGGGCTCGGCGCCGCTGGGGGTGACACTGGCCCCCGGGGCCGCCACGCCCTTCGCCTTCCAGGCCGAGGCCGCCTACGTACGGGGCACGGAGGACCTGCGGGCGATGAGCCAGCGGGGAGGGACGGTGCTCCTGGCGCTGCGCGGCGTGCTGACGGTGCGCTCGGGCGACACCGTGCGGACGCTGCCCTTCGCCGCCTCGAGACAGGTGCGCGTGCCGCGGCTGCCCGAGGTGCGCATCGAGAGCCTGGAGGGGGCGCGCTACTCGGAGGAGAAGGTGGACCTGCTGCTGCGGCTGGGGGTGCGCAACCCCAACCCCTTCCCGCTGCGGATGGATGGCCTCAGCTGGGCCGTCACCGTGGGAGGCCGGAAGCTGGGCGAGGGGACGCAGGGCAAGTACGACACCGTGGACGCGGCGGCCACTGGAGTGTATCCCGTGGAGCTGGCGGTGACGACGGAGACGTGGGGGCAGGACGTGAGGGCGCTCATCGCCAAGGGGACGCTGCCGTATGAGGTGGCGGGTGAGCTCACGGGCCCGCTGGTGCGCGTCCCCTACTCGCTGTCCGGAGACGTGAAGCTCAACGTGTCGCGGTAG